The Thalassococcus arenae genome includes the window ACGATGGTCGGCCCCAGGTAGATCGTGAGGTATTCCAGACCGCCGCGCACCGCCGACCCGACCGCGCCGTAGAACGTCCAGGCGGTGCAGTAGATCGACAAGGAAAGCGTGTAGATGATCGGCGCCCGCAACCAGCGACCCTGGCCACGCCGGGCCGATCGTTCGGCCACGAATGCGACGGCAAACAGGAAAAACACATAGGCCGTGCAAACGACGATCAGCGTATTGAGGATCGTCACGGCCCGTCCTCGTCTCTGTCGCTGGCGACGTCGCCTTGCCGTTCGGGGGCGATGCGAAAGGCCAGAGCCGCCGCAGCGACGATCACGCCGATCCAGATCGCGAAGATATAGACAAGCGCGCCGGACACCATGACGTCATCGGTACCAAGGCGCCAGAACAGCGGCAGCATCCACAGGAACAGCGCCAGAACCGGCAGTGCGCGCGCGGCATCCGCCGCCCGGCGCCGGCGATAGGCGCGGCGCTCGACGAATAGCGGCGCGCCTGTCCAGTCGTCGGTATCTCGGCTCATGACGCCGTGAGCGCGCGCACCGCCTCGAGCACCTCGGCATTCGAGAACGGCTTGGTCATGAACCGGCTGACGCCCGCCCGTTCGGCCAATTCGCGGTCCTTGCTTTGACCACGCGCCGTCAGCATCAGGATCGGCACGCTGGCGGTGGATGGATCGTCCCGCAGTTCGCGCAGGATTTCGTGGCCGCTTTTCCCGGGCAACATGACATCCAGGATCACGACATCCGGTTCTGCCTTGCGCACGGCCTCGGCGGCGTCTTCGCCGTTGGAATGCGCATCGACGCGCCAGCCCTCGCGCGAGAGGATGAAGCTGATCGCTTCAATGATATTGCGCTCATCCTCGATGAGCACGACATGTCCGGCCATGGACGCAACCTCCCGTGCCGATGCGCATTCGTCCGCGCCCGCGCATTGCGACGAACGAATGTTACGTCCATTCCGGAAGCGCTGTCAAAGAACCTGTGGGGCGGCACCGGCCAGGATCGACGGTTCGCGCCGCGCGGCACAGGCGGCACGCGGACAGATCCGGCAATTCAGGCCGACCTCCAGTGGCGGCCGGGTTTCGTCAATGTCCTCGGTCCGCAAAAGCATGTAGGCCTCGAAGACCGGTTCGCGGTTGGGACGGTGCGGACCGCTTGGCACGGCGATGGCATCG containing:
- a CDS encoding response regulator transcription factor produces the protein MAGHVVLIEDERNIIEAISFILSREGWRVDAHSNGEDAAEAVRKAEPDVVILDVMLPGKSGHEILRELRDDPSTASVPILMLTARGQSKDRELAERAGVSRFMTKPFSNAEVLEAVRALTAS